The Clarias gariepinus isolate MV-2021 ecotype Netherlands chromosome 24, CGAR_prim_01v2, whole genome shotgun sequence region ATACGTGCGATTGTGTgtctgcgcatgcgcagtgcgGGTCTTTGGCTAGCAGGGCGGGTGCAATGATAAACCGCAGCTAGCAGCGGGCTAACATCGCCGAAAGCAGCCGCATGTCTTCTGGGTCTGAAAAAGACCGAGTGTCGAAAATACCCACCGGCTAAGGCGAGACATCTTTCGGAAAAAGGCTACAGCCTCAGCCGGGGGGGAGACAGGCACCGGTTTCCACCCACCATTGTGTTTCACACACCGGATATTGAAACGGGAAACTGGGCGCTAGCGAGCAGTGAGTGCCATGGCGCGGGACTACGATTACCTCTTCAAGCTGCTCATCATCGGCGACAGCGGTAAGGAAAGCGCGGGGATCCTGGACGGGAAACAGGCCTCTCCTAGAAAACTCGCGGCTAACTGCTAAATTACCTTGATTTGTCTTGGTTAATGTTTGGGTTagattttaattattacttttaacaCGTTGGTGTGAAGCAAATTTATTAAGAgacgtgttttattttatttttttgtgcgaTACTCCCATCGCTTGTTAGCTGCCGGCTAAGTGATGTGTACACACTCGGTGAGGCTAGTTGGCGAATGTAGTTCAAGGCGGGAAGTTTGCTGGAGAAACAAACACTGAACCGGCGATTTAAGAACAGAAAATCGGTTATAAGTAAACACGATGAATAACATGTCTTGTTATCCGGATGTTAAGCTAGTTTAGCTTTGTGCTTATAATGACTCGGGAGTGCAGTGTTCTGCGTTTGATCATGCTAGCTTGTCAGACACTATTGATTAAATACCCCGAGTTAGTTATTTCAATACGGATTGTTATATCCTTGCATTAATTGAAGTGTCATCTGTggtcgtatttttttttttttagcacaagcAATCAGCACTCAGCCTCTCAGTAAAAGCACTCAGTAAAAGTTAAGATCTGTGTTTGTCTGTTGGTTAGTGATTAACGTTATAAAGTAATACAGCTTGGATTTACAGCACACTGGGATTTATTTTGTGTGTCCATGAATCTAAGGGTCAAATCTGAATCATCATTATGTATAAAAAAGCCCCAAATGTTTAACCTTCTGTCTCAGTTTGCCTTTAAGGCTgaataaaaggtttaaaaggttAATTATTGATGAATGTGTTGATTCTGTCTTGTCAGTTTAatagaatatttttaaataaaaagacaggTACAAAATATCACATCAATATCAGAAGTAATGTTATCACTGGATTGAATTCCAAagccatttttttattcattaaagctGAACATACACCCTGTGGCTTGTCTTTATGAGCTTCCACAAAGCTTTAAATGGTGTTTTTAAATACTGCAAGCCTGTGGTTGCATTTAAGAGACATGAGCGGTCACTGTGAACCCTAAATACATTTCCGGTTATCTTCAAGGCTCCTTTCAGCCTGTTATACTGAAAGTGAAAATGATCTCATTTTCTACATTTAGTCGTTCTGCTTCCTCCAACTTTCCCAGTTCAGTTCAGATttgtaaatgtgtgaaaatgggGTGAATCACGTGAGTTGGCTGCAAAAGAAACCTGCAAAATATCAACCACGATTAAGATGCACTAATTTAGCATTGAAGGCATTTTGCATCCGGATAACATTGTAACCCAGGCACTGTAATCCACAGGGGGTAAAAATGCATTGATTTGTGTGTTAATCCGAAAATAAATAGGCTTAAAAGGGGGTTGAGTGTTTGAGTCCTTGCtttggatctgtgtgcatggagtttgcgtgttctctcagtgcttggtggctttccttaaggttctctggtttcctcccacagtgcaaagacatgcagattaggctaactggcgttcccaaattgcctgtagtgtgaatgagtgtgtgcatgtattcCCTGCTATGGATCAGCATTCCGTTTAGCATTTCATGCCGAATTCTCTTGACTCCAGACCTTGCGAGACTCTGGACAGGATACACGGTATAAAAAGTGATTGAATAAATATACTAGGTAGCCAAAAGGTATTGCTCTACTACTATTTTaccttcatatttttattttcattcagacCCAAGTGGACTTTGAAACAAACACCCGATATCGAATAAAACCAGACCCACCACCACTCGTCCTTTGGTACTAGTAGGCAGTGATTGATTAATAGTCAAGTCATTGGACTGCTAAATAGAAGTTCCTGAGGTCAAAACCTAATCCCAGGTTGATTTGCCAacctgttgagcccttgaggaTGTCATCTAATCTTCAACTGGTCAGATTCATGAAAAAGATAAATGTAGgttgctttggataagggcTTTTGCTGAATGCCTTAAATGTAAATCtttttgattagatttttttttaataacagcttcccatttttaaaattaaaattattacataAGAGTTAGCATGAATATTGATTTACATTCTGGCTTCCACAGgtgattcattaaaataaaaaccacaaaaaaaacttttcatcaaacattttttttaaggcattattgtgtgtgtgtatatatatatatatatatatatatatatatatatatatatatatatatatatataatttttttttttagatttcacatTACTAACTTTGTTTAGTGCagattttattgtttaacaTATTTGTCATGTCATGTGCCTGCAGTGCGGTACCATATGAGATAAGGCCCATAATCAGGTCATTGGGACTTTCTAGCTTGCTTGAGTTCAAGTGTCACGAGTTGCTGCAGTCCAGAGTACGATGTATGTTTAAGGATTTACAGGTCCCTCGCATTGTTTCCTGGTTAGCCGCTGTGTCGTTTTGAAACAGAAATCACGCCTTAATGTTTGTCTTTTACAAATGGCAGTGCATCCAGGTGTAGGTCACTAAGAGGCAGGTTGCTAATGCACGTCACTCTTCTCATTACTTTCccttttgtgtgattttacCACAGGTGTCGGGAAAAGCAGTCTACTGCTAAGGTTTGCAGACAACACATTTTCAGGTAGGACCCTTTTCATAATGTGACTTTTATATAATACGTTATGTAGCCAAGTAGGGTGCTATAGTGGTTATGTAGGTCACAATTAAAgtcatttgtaaaatttaaactAAACCTGAGAGTGTGATCCAGCACAATGTAGTTACTCATCCAAATCCAGAAGCATCTGTAGTATAATTGAGTTACTGGTGTCTGTTTTACAAGACAACATGTTGAGGGAAATCTGTGTAAGCTGTTTAATGGTGATGGACACAATTAAAGGGCAAGTTTTAGAGTCTGTTATTCAACTAttcaattattttgtgaaatactagtgaatattaaacattacagtatattaaaagaGGCAAATAGGTgacttattttaaaatctttattttaacaATGAAATTAAGATTAtgacagtttttttattattattattattataattattattatttatgctaTCCTGAGGGAACACCATCATCAGCATCACTATGATTTAAAAACTTTCAAGCTTATTGGCAAACTCTGTATTTCAGGTAGCTACATCACAACCATCGGCGTGGACTTTAAGATCCGGACGGTGGAGATAAACGGCGAGAAGGTGAAGCTGCAGATTTGGGACACAGCGGGACAGGAACGTTTCCGTACTATCACTTCAACGTAAGTAGCGTGGACTCAGGGGCCATGCCCTGACTACTGGTCTGTTTTTGCGCCATCGTCTTTTGCTTCACGTGAAGCTTGTTCGTACTTGGACACCAGTATATTATTCTCTGTTGCAATGCTTTATTATTCAGcgcaaaaaaaaatgtccttacTGTCTAGTTTACCATTAAGGTGCCCAGTCAGTTTACTTCCTTATTAGAAGGAATTttattgcacactcataagtgcgttttaaaaaatgtacagcgccaccTGTTGGATTTTGGAATTAACAAAAATTTTTACGTTTGTGAAATGAAATTCACGTCTGTATCTTCTCTTCTCGTGGGCCAGTTGCGCTGAAACAAAGCCTGTTACCTCCAGCTTGAAGGAATACATCTGTTAAAAACCCTATCAAAATTCCTGTAGTTTCCTGTAGTagaaaaattccaaaaaacattttgatgtgttctattactcatcttacatccATCCAATTTTTTTCCACGCAAATATCTTCAGTGTATAGACATACCaactttactgttttattttttatatatagatttGCTTCTTACCTCCATTTGTAGCTTTTAAGCTAAACTGAACATTGATTGATTATAAAACAATGATGAGGACGGTATAGAAGCAGGCGACTTAAGAAACAcagtgtatgaatcaaaatgaggaATGATTCCAAATCAGTTACTTCTTTTTTCCTCGAACCACAGAAGCTGAAGTGACGTCTTTCTCTTTCATTCAGTTTAATTTGTGATGTGTCGTAAATTGTATTCAAGGCTATATCGTGATAACGAACATAGTAAGGAATAAAGTAGTACATTAGCAAGGATTAAAACTCTATCATTCTTCAATATCAGCAAACCCAGTCTATTTCATTCCTCTCATACTACATCAGTTTGCCAGgtgaattttaatataaaattaaagtgtGACATGTTATAGTTTTTGTCTATTTACAGTTATGTTTAACATAGTTGCACAACCCTGAACTGTTAAATTGTGTTCGCATTTACGTTCTTTACAACTAATCTGGTGCTCCGTCACCTGATCTTGAAGATAATTAGACAGCGTGTTACAGGAAAATCGCTGTGGTGTGGTAatggaatttattattattattattgttttttaatattgtttttttgttctgttttttttgtgtgtaaaacttGTAAGTTTGTCTCATAGTCCCAGTGTCCAGCTCAGTCtggttaattaaaaatagctgtTTCAACTAATCTGGTAATTGCTAGGTCTAGTGagtgtgttaacttgttaatgCATTACAAACGCGCCAACAAGACTGAATTTGAACAGCCCTGGTTTAAgacattaaatttttaaaatattaatatatttttaagccCAAGCTCACTTTCTAATCAAGAACATTCTTGATTCTGTTTAGTCTTAACCACTTTAACAAGAATGACACTTCAtcaaaggagaaaaagaagattCATGTGTCtcacttcctttttttcagACAGCGTAAAACCACAAGTCTGAACTACCTTCCTTTTAGTCTATAAGTTGCCCTCCGAAGATCAAAGTATAATTCTTCATGTTGGGTGGATTGTATTTTCCATTAGTATTCAACTCAAGGTGGTCCTTGAGTTGAAGGTAACACAAACTATCAGGGAATATTCaattaagttttatatatatatatatatatatatatatatatatatatatatatatatatatatatatacacacacagtgctgtgcaaaagtcttattgTATTCTCCacattatatgctgtaccaattttgttatatgtttatcatgtctgcataattataacaaaatcattcagtaattccatatataacttaaaaatttatatatatatatatatatatatatatatatatatatatatatatatatataaaattcgaAATGTATGAGAAAATACAATTATCAGTTTGTCCCGAGGTGGCAAGCAAAAACTTCCTAAGATGGCAAtaagaaaaaaccttgagaggaaccagactcaacaaggaacccatcctcatttgggtgatttcagatagcagggattgatctacagtcatactgtgttaggAGGTTCAGTATAACAAGAGAGGCGTTTAGGTTGACACAGTATGTATtagtataatatactgtattaatatgaCTCAGTAGCTGTGCTATGttagtaaatattaaatttttgttttttttttacatttctgttgTTAGCAAAAATGCCCAAATCCTACATTCCAAATTTTTCCATGTCCTTTCCACATTTATTATATTCTGCTAGTGTGCTCCTAATCATGTATAAAACTGCACATATTACGCAGACTGCAAAAATGTCAGCAATCTTGATCCTTCTGCTATGTGTAATCATTTTCTACATAACCGACGAGCTTGTGCGCAACCCTCATAATACACTGAGCTGTTTGCAGTAGATGGATAAGCTGAGTACTCGTTGTCGTTGTTGTTATTGAGGTTAGCTGGTATGTGGGAGCTCAGTGGTGTGGTCTGTTATTAGAGTGAATCCAAGCCTTGTCTTGCAGCCAAACAGCAATAAAACAAGAAATCCCAGTCTCAAGCAAGGCTGCTGACTTGCCATATACTAATAAGTGACTTTGTGGATGCGCACAATGACAAGTTATGTGTCAGGTCCACTGTGAAATTTCAGACATGATGGTGAACAAGGGTTCAAATGTGATCTCGCATTTTAAGGCAAGTAAAAGTGGAGCGCGGAATGACTTGAGTTTTTACAGCTCGTCTCAGGTGACCACTTCCCGTCTGTGGAAACGTTCGCAGGAAGTGATGCAGCCTCGGGTCACCTCAGCTTTCACTCCACCCATTTCCTCTCCTTAACTTGATAACAGCACGAACACCCAAAATATCTGTATGTCAGGTTCAGAATGAAAGATTTTAGATAGTTTCTTCACATTTAACATGAAAATGCACACATAATTAAACCTATATGTAGAAGTAAACAATATCTGTTTTTATCAGCCAAAATCTTCAGCTGGATTTATGTCTGTCAACTGTATGTGAAACATGGAATCATAATAATATGAGTTGTTTCGGCCATTTTTGAATGTCATATATGTGATTAAGATTCAATTCACATTTTAACATGGTCTTTTATGTGGCCATTCATGTATGCACATTCATTCACATTTCGGGACAATTTACCAGAGGTGGTTCACTCACCAGcctgtttttttaaaggttcaaGGAAACCAGtgaacccaaaggaaacccacgtGATCATGGGAGAACCAACATACAAGACTAACTGAGCTACTACTTGTTTGAGCAGCGTACCCCGTCAATAGTAAAATTaatatctgtgtgtatgtgtgtgtaaaatgtacacCAGTAGCAACCTAAATTTTAAACCGTTTCTCTGCAGGTATTACAGAGGCACGCATGGCGTGATAGTGGTTTATGATGTGACGAGTGCAGAGTCGTTTGTAAACGTCAAACGATGGCTTCATGAAATCAACCAGAACTGTGACGATGTTTGTCGAATATTAGGTAAGTCCTCCTTTTCATCACACAGACCACGTGTAGcataaaatgacatttaaaaacatgacGTCAGCATATAATTACAGCAATATTGTTTTCTTAGCTATTAATCGTCATCAATGTTAGCACTCATATCTGTTTCATAAacccttgtctttttttttgataCAGTGGGTAATAAGAACGACGACCCCAACTCTAAGGTGGTGGAGACAGCAGACGCACAGAAGTTTGCAGAGCAGATGGACATCCGGCTGTTTGAAACTAGCGCTAAGGAGAACATCAACGTGGAGGATGTAAGGAAACTGTAAAAGCAGCAGGGTTTGAGCTCCAACTGTGCACAAGAGGATTTTTATCCCACTCTCTCAGACAGTTTTACTACTCCAGCAGTCATGTCCACTCAAAACTGGCTGCTGGGTCCAATTCTaccaaatgtaaataatttatttattaactattgaaaaggattttctttttcaacaAGCACAAAAAACGGACTGATTCATTTCAGCTGCTGCATTCAGGCTTTAACAACCCAGGAGGCCAGCTCAGACAAATAAAATAGAGGGGGGGGGAAAGATTCAGTCTGAATAGGAACTTAGAATTCCTAATTTAGAATGTGAGAAAGGAATTTTATGAGATAAACTTTAGCTCCATAAAGTTGTAAAGATTGGAGGCATGAACCGCAACAAAAAAGAGGGTGGGTTGTGAAAGGgaatactaaaataaatttaaaaattagcactTTTAAATGGGTTTGATAttgaagataataataataagctttaTCAGTATAggttaattcttttttattaatattaactaGAGGGTACCCGTGGCTCCGCCCACATGCATATAGATCTCATCCCACAGTTTAGCCTGCATGTGAACTGTGGATTGATTGCATAGTCTCACCATCATACAGTTTCAATTTCAGTCACAACTAAGTTAcgttatacagtggaacctcggattacgagcttaatttgtatacgataggtctcggctttacagctcctcTCCtttcaggttgccaaataaacacacaaactcttctctgtcgcgactgttttcaaaggtgaggagctgttcaatttttttttttttttttttttttttttactttacagtagtgatccctttagtatgcgctcacgcgagtgtgactagggatgttccttgctaattttttaaccgttttaaaaacggtctcttcgttaatgtgtgtgtgtgtgtgtgtgtgtgcgcgcacgcacattacacacacacacacacacagcgcgcgcgcgcgtgtgtattcacccagcaggagagacgattacctacaatttcgctgcaagagagagaaaaaccgttggctcacttatGATGACGTGACGCTCGATGTTAAAACAAGAGCATGcccgtaaactaagacaatgctcgtttttcaagtaaaaaatcataaaaaattgttgctcgtcttgcggaacactcgtaaaccgcgttactcgtaatccgaggttccactgtatatgcaaaaacagcatgcaaacaagttttatttttgtttgctggACACACTTGCTCTGTGCTGGTCAGGGTTGCCAGggtgtgggaaaaaaataatatatacactGCTGAAACCTTTTATAATAACTCTGATAAAAACCAGCCCAAATAACGTCTGTACTACAACTCAAGTACTACAACTGTAGCTCAATTATATATGGCACATACTTTGTTTTTACTAAAATAAGCCTCTCAGCgatagaagaaagaaaaaagtctcATGTCAGGGTCATGTCTTTTAGATCCATGATGCATAAAAATTGCACTGTATTTTCTTTGTCATATTCCAGTACATTCCAGATATCTTAGGCTGTTAATTATTGGATTTTGTAGCATCTAGCATTCAGAAATTTAACTAACTATATAGTGCATGtctaaaaattagaatattgtaaaaaaaaaaaaaaagtgaaatgttttCTAGATTTAAtacatgtaaagtaaaatacTCACCGACTTAAGCAACTTGGATTATGTGCCTCTCTACTCTTCCTCcggacacaaataaaaaaaaaaatgacttccATCTGAAACGAGTATTTtgaaccactgagcaacagtccagttctttttcttgTCAGCCCAGATAAAAGGTCACTTctttgtctctggttcaggagtggTTTAATGCTAGTAAATGCAACAGCCCATTT contains the following coding sequences:
- the rab35a gene encoding ras-related protein Rab-35; this translates as MARDYDYLFKLLIIGDSGVGKSSLLLRFADNTFSGSYITTIGVDFKIRTVEINGEKVKLQIWDTAGQERFRTITSTYYRGTHGVIVVYDVTSAESFVNVKRWLHEINQNCDDVCRILVGNKNDDPNSKVVETADAQKFAEQMDIRLFETSAKENINVEDMFNCITGLVLRARKESMAKQQQQQQSEVVKLSRNSKRKKKCC